From one Thermatribacter velox genomic stretch:
- a CDS encoding radical SAM protein, whose translation MGTCNICGRKSRLISEVLALCRKCILQHPQKALQRADQVHRLVRKELDLPEYPPRQGKVRCSLCFHQCAMRDGEHGYCGLYENRNNRLRYRTGNPQKGLLHWYYDSLPTNCVASWICPYGKKASFSLPDLRKYYNLAIFYGSCSLNCLFCQNWHYHHLLQKMEPLYSVNELLEKVTRQVACICFFGGDPVPQLHHAIALSRLAIQKAEAEQRLLTLRICFETCGNMNENLLFQAFKVSAHSGGCIKFDLKAFNDTLHRVLTGFSNQKTLDNFARIVNWRKTQGGEAFLLTASTPLIPGYVEEEEVYEIARYIANLDPSIPYTLLAFSPQFYFYDLPQTSRKTALRCLEEARKAGLERVTIENVFLLN comes from the coding sequence ATGGGAACCTGTAACATATGTGGTCGCAAAAGCAGACTTATAAGTGAAGTGCTTGCTTTGTGCAGGAAGTGCATCCTACAACATCCTCAGAAAGCTTTGCAAAGAGCGGACCAGGTGCACCGACTGGTCCGTAAAGAACTGGACCTTCCTGAATACCCACCACGTCAAGGCAAGGTAAGGTGTTCCCTATGCTTCCATCAATGTGCAATGCGCGATGGAGAACATGGTTACTGTGGGTTGTACGAAAACCGCAATAACCGTCTTCGATACCGTACTGGTAACCCTCAGAAGGGACTCCTGCATTGGTACTACGATTCCTTGCCAACCAATTGTGTAGCCTCATGGATTTGCCCTTATGGGAAAAAAGCAAGTTTTTCCTTACCTGATTTAAGAAAATACTACAACCTGGCTATATTCTACGGAAGTTGTTCTCTGAATTGTCTTTTTTGTCAGAACTGGCACTACCACCATCTGCTACAAAAAATGGAACCGCTATACAGCGTCAATGAATTGCTTGAGAAAGTAACCAGACAGGTGGCTTGTATCTGCTTTTTTGGAGGAGACCCTGTACCCCAACTCCACCATGCTATTGCTCTCTCCCGACTCGCAATTCAAAAAGCAGAAGCAGAACAACGTCTTCTCACTTTGCGCATTTGCTTTGAAACCTGTGGCAACATGAACGAAAACCTCCTGTTCCAGGCTTTCAAGGTTTCCGCGCATAGCGGAGGATGTATTAAGTTTGACCTCAAGGCTTTTAATGATACACTGCATCGCGTTCTTACTGGCTTCTCCAATCAGAAAACCTTGGATAATTTTGCCAGAATTGTAAATTGGCGTAAAACGCAAGGAGGAGAGGCTTTTCTTTTAACTGCAAGCACTCCTCTGATTCCAGGATACGTAGAAGAAGAGGAAGTGTATGAAATAGCCCGTTACATCGCCAATCTGGATCCTTCGATTCCCTACACCCTGCTGGCTTTTTCACCCCAATTCTATTTTTACGATTTGCCCCAGACAAGCAGAAAAACTGCTTTGCGCTGTCTGGAAGAAGCTCGAAAAGCAGGACTGGAGAGAGTAACTATAGAAAACGTGTTTCTCCTGAACTGA
- a CDS encoding DUF1638 domain-containing protein: MHSITGKRFKVLACRSMWREVSLLASQSPNVCDVEFLPLGLHNDPPSLRQTLQEKIHATSPQKMSYQQEGLEFEYDYDAIVLAYGLCSNGTEGLSSKRYQLVIPRVHDCISLLLGSSELYHYYFEKYRGIYWYSSGWIEHSIQPSRERRELIYQIFKNKFGEENAAFLMQLEDNWQREYSRAIYISWGFSVDEKYCRFTQECAEFLGWEFEEVRGDTKLLSDLLRGAWDEERFLIVKPGEVIEASGDKNIFCKRCVVE; encoded by the coding sequence ATGCATAGTATTACTGGTAAAAGATTTAAAGTTTTAGCATGCCGCTCCATGTGGCGTGAAGTTTCTCTACTTGCTTCGCAGTCACCCAATGTGTGTGATGTTGAGTTTCTCCCTCTGGGACTTCATAACGATCCTCCGAGCTTGCGCCAGACACTTCAGGAAAAAATACACGCCACCTCACCCCAAAAAATGAGTTATCAGCAGGAAGGCCTTGAGTTTGAGTACGATTATGATGCCATTGTGCTTGCCTACGGTTTGTGCAGTAATGGTACCGAGGGACTTAGCTCAAAACGCTATCAACTGGTTATCCCGCGGGTTCACGATTGCATAAGCCTGCTCCTTGGTTCTTCAGAACTATACCACTACTACTTTGAAAAATACCGGGGAATCTACTGGTATTCGTCGGGATGGATTGAACACAGCATTCAACCCAGCAGGGAACGAAGAGAACTCATCTATCAAATTTTTAAAAATAAATTTGGTGAAGAAAACGCAGCTTTCTTAATGCAACTTGAAGATAACTGGCAAAGAGAGTATAGCAGAGCTATATACATTAGCTGGGGATTCTCCGTAGACGAGAAATACTGTCGCTTTACCCAAGAGTGTGCAGAATTTCTGGGCTGGGAATTTGAGGAGGTCAGAGGTGACACAAAGTTACTCTCTGACCTCCTGCGCGGAGCCTGGGATGAGGAAAGATTTTTAATAGTAAAGCCTGGAGAGGTAATAGAAGCAAGCGGCGACAAAAATATTTTTTGTAAAAGGTGCGTGGTTGAGTAA
- a CDS encoding zinc-binding dehydrogenase, giving the protein MKALLKTHQGPGLEIADMPVPEPLENEVLIKVQKSAICGSDLKILHWMPPVSSLVEKLPFVPGHECSGTVVEVGKNVKHFKAGDRVAVDTHISCGKCWQCLNGRAHTCENMLLFGHQVNGCFAEYVTVSERAVFALPEEVDYETGCLFEPMGIPFRAVERGEVKGETVLVIGCGPIGLFAIAFSRLMGASRIVAADINSYRLELAKKLGADVSVDVRQSSLRETLDGTLGFEKGLGVIIEASGSVKTLKEAIAATRVGAKVMCIGHSQEALSLQLSPEIVLRELEIVGFFGRRIWDTWEKVSALAKQNSEFLKQVITHRFSIEEYESAFQVAEEGSGGKVLFNFGQ; this is encoded by the coding sequence ATGAAAGCTCTTCTTAAAACCCATCAAGGGCCAGGTCTTGAAATTGCTGATATGCCGGTTCCTGAACCGCTCGAAAATGAAGTGCTTATCAAAGTTCAAAAGAGCGCTATTTGCGGCTCAGATTTAAAGATCCTTCACTGGATGCCCCCAGTAAGTTCCTTGGTCGAAAAGCTTCCTTTTGTTCCTGGGCATGAATGTTCAGGCACTGTTGTGGAAGTAGGCAAGAACGTCAAACACTTTAAAGCTGGCGACCGAGTAGCTGTGGATACCCACATTTCTTGTGGTAAATGTTGGCAGTGCCTGAATGGAAGGGCCCATACCTGTGAGAACATGCTCCTTTTTGGACATCAGGTCAATGGGTGTTTTGCAGAGTATGTTACTGTTTCAGAAAGAGCCGTTTTTGCCCTCCCTGAAGAGGTGGATTATGAAACTGGTTGTCTCTTTGAACCCATGGGTATTCCCTTTCGTGCAGTGGAACGAGGAGAAGTGAAGGGCGAGACAGTTCTGGTGATAGGTTGTGGCCCTATAGGTCTTTTTGCAATTGCTTTTTCACGTCTTATGGGTGCTTCGCGCATTGTAGCCGCTGATATAAACTCCTATCGTTTGGAACTGGCTAAAAAGTTGGGTGCCGATGTGAGTGTTGACGTTCGGCAGTCTTCTTTGAGAGAAACACTCGATGGAACTCTGGGTTTCGAGAAAGGGCTGGGTGTGATTATTGAAGCTTCGGGTAGCGTGAAAACGCTCAAAGAGGCAATTGCTGCCACCAGAGTCGGGGCGAAAGTGATGTGTATTGGTCACAGTCAGGAAGCACTTTCTTTGCAGTTATCCCCGGAAATCGTATTGAGAGAGCTGGAGATTGTTGGGTTTTTTGGCAGACGAATCTGGGATACCTGGGAAAAAGTATCTGCTCTGGCAAAACAAAATAGTGAGTTTTTGAAGCAGGTTATTACCCACCGTTTCAGCATCGAGGAGTACGAAAGTGCTTTTCAGGTAGCTGAGGAAGGTTCAGGAGGCAAAGTGCTTTTTAACTTCGGACAGTGA
- a CDS encoding phosphoglycerate dehydrogenase produces the protein MSKAKVLITPQASFGKFSQAEEILRENGIEPVFPPYPHPLTENQLLEVIAPFDALIFGLELLTERVFEKAKNLKVVSKHGVGVDNVDIEAATRRGIVVTNAPGSNENAVAELTIAFLFMLTRHVVQLHEDLRKKQWGKMVGMELEGKILGVVGTGRIGKRVAKKAMALDMRVLGYDLVPDQELASHPQFQYTDLEQLLQTSDFVTLHLPLNEKTRKLINRERLALMKRTAFLINTARGGIVDEKALYDVLKEGRIAGAALDVFSQEPPFDNPILELPNVITTPHIGADTREAVRNMDEVSAKNVILVLQGKPPLHSVNFHLLQKEDVHESSS, from the coding sequence ATGAGCAAAGCAAAGGTTCTTATTACTCCCCAGGCTTCTTTTGGTAAATTTTCGCAAGCAGAGGAAATTCTTCGAGAAAACGGTATAGAACCTGTTTTTCCTCCTTATCCTCATCCCTTAACAGAAAATCAGCTTTTGGAAGTGATTGCGCCCTTTGACGCTCTTATTTTCGGCCTGGAACTACTTACCGAAAGGGTTTTTGAAAAAGCAAAAAACTTAAAGGTTGTCTCTAAACATGGGGTAGGTGTGGACAACGTAGATATTGAAGCAGCTACCCGAAGAGGTATTGTGGTTACCAATGCTCCAGGTAGTAATGAAAATGCGGTTGCTGAACTTACCATTGCTTTCCTGTTCATGCTTACCCGCCATGTTGTGCAACTACACGAGGATTTGCGAAAAAAACAATGGGGGAAAATGGTGGGAATGGAACTTGAAGGCAAAATCCTTGGTGTCGTTGGCACAGGAAGAATTGGGAAAAGAGTGGCTAAAAAAGCAATGGCTCTGGACATGCGGGTTCTGGGATATGACCTTGTGCCTGACCAGGAGCTTGCGTCACACCCACAATTCCAGTACACCGACCTGGAACAGCTTTTACAGACCTCTGATTTTGTTACCCTGCATCTTCCTTTAAACGAGAAAACCAGGAAGCTAATCAACCGTGAAAGGTTAGCTTTGATGAAAAGAACGGCTTTTCTGATTAATACTGCAAGAGGAGGGATAGTTGACGAGAAAGCACTGTACGACGTTCTAAAAGAAGGCAGGATTGCAGGTGCTGCGCTGGACGTTTTCTCTCAAGAACCACCCTTTGATAATCCTATCTTAGAACTACCTAATGTGATAACTACACCTCATATAGGCGCTGATACCAGGGAAGCAGTGAGAAACATGGATGAGGTGTCGGCAAAAAACGTAATTTTGGTGTTGCAAGGGAAGCCACCCCTTCACTCGGTTAATTTCCATCTTTTGCAGAAGGAGGATGTTCATGAAAGCTCTTCTTAA
- a CDS encoding carbohydrate ABC transporter permease, translating to MRKRNFSKNIQIIIFSVILLLWIFIPVYWIIKTAFSPEEEAWNLAPSSNLTLNNFRKIFSGKRELAPGEISMEEVTGVSLTISSTINRPLLNTLWVSVLAVTFTMVVSSLAGYNLARFVYPGKKFASSLILFAYVFPPFILMVPMTLILKRIGLTDSLFGLSIVHLAYTIPFATYMLSGYFMGIPRELDEAAMVDGCSRFQAFLRITLPLAAPGLVTVAIFSFVLSWGDVIFATVLINDVDKYTLPLHIGFFLYGGEIVDPGALAATTIFAGLVPALLYLTVQRFVRMGIVAGAVKG from the coding sequence ATGAGGAAAAGAAATTTTTCAAAAAATATTCAAATTATCATTTTCAGTGTGATCCTCCTTCTGTGGATTTTTATACCAGTTTACTGGATTATTAAAACTGCCTTCTCCCCTGAGGAAGAGGCCTGGAACCTGGCGCCCTCGAGCAATCTGACTCTTAACAATTTCAGGAAGATTTTTTCTGGGAAAAGAGAATTAGCCCCTGGCGAAATATCTATGGAAGAAGTTACTGGAGTGTCGTTAACTATTTCTTCAACCATTAACCGACCCCTTTTGAATACCCTTTGGGTTTCGGTTCTCGCGGTAACCTTTACCATGGTGGTGTCCAGTCTTGCAGGTTATAACCTGGCACGTTTTGTTTACCCAGGCAAAAAGTTTGCCTCTTCATTGATTCTTTTTGCGTATGTTTTTCCTCCTTTCATCCTGATGGTTCCTATGACTCTTATTTTAAAAAGAATAGGTCTTACTGATTCTCTGTTTGGTTTAAGTATAGTGCATCTTGCTTATACCATACCTTTCGCTACCTACATGTTGAGCGGGTACTTTATGGGTATACCCCGGGAACTCGATGAAGCAGCGATGGTTGATGGCTGTTCGCGCTTTCAGGCTTTTTTAAGGATTACCCTCCCTCTGGCAGCTCCGGGTCTGGTCACTGTGGCCATTTTTTCCTTTGTGCTTTCTTGGGGGGATGTTATTTTTGCCACAGTCCTCATAAACGATGTTGATAAGTACACTCTACCTCTGCATATTGGATTCTTTCTTTATGGTGGCGAGATTGTTGACCCTGGCGCGTTGGCAGCAACTACCATATTCGCTGGATTGGTACCAGCCCTCCTGTACCTGACTGTTCAGCGCTTTGTGAGAATGGGCATTGTTGCTGGGGCGGTAAAGGGTTGA
- a CDS encoding carbohydrate ABC transporter permease, which translates to MNLRLLKRLDDWFYLLPALFFLTFVLIIPLVYIFALSFYKMPLGREAVFIGFANFTRILKDALFYKSLKNTFLYAFPAVGIKAVIGLAVAVFLNQKFRGRGFLRAISILPWALPPFICAVLFWFIYDYRGIGNFLLSLFGLKPIHWLGFEYAMPSIILVNVWHGWPFFYLGFLAGLQAIPEELYESASIDGASSWQKFLYVTLPILKPVFWIVCSLSLMWTMGDFVIPKMMTGGGPADATLTIPIATYKIAFLLGLNYPLASAYAVSILPIFAILIFFTLRQMGGSQ; encoded by the coding sequence ATGAATTTGCGACTTCTAAAAAGATTAGATGACTGGTTTTATCTTCTACCGGCTCTTTTCTTTTTGACTTTCGTTTTGATAATACCCCTTGTTTATATATTTGCTCTGAGCTTTTATAAAATGCCTTTGGGCAGAGAAGCTGTTTTTATTGGTTTTGCAAACTTTACCCGCATCCTGAAGGACGCGCTTTTTTACAAGAGCTTAAAAAACACTTTTCTTTATGCTTTTCCAGCAGTCGGCATTAAGGCAGTAATCGGGTTAGCAGTGGCTGTCTTTTTAAATCAAAAATTTCGTGGGAGAGGCTTCCTAAGAGCTATTTCAATTCTACCCTGGGCACTTCCTCCTTTCATTTGTGCTGTTCTTTTCTGGTTCATTTATGATTATCGAGGCATAGGTAATTTTCTGCTCTCTTTATTTGGTTTAAAGCCCATTCACTGGTTGGGCTTTGAATATGCTATGCCCTCCATAATCCTTGTAAATGTGTGGCATGGATGGCCTTTTTTCTATCTCGGCTTTCTGGCGGGCTTGCAGGCCATACCTGAAGAGCTCTATGAAAGCGCTTCCATCGACGGTGCTTCTTCCTGGCAAAAGTTTCTCTATGTTACCCTCCCCATACTGAAGCCTGTATTCTGGATTGTTTGCAGTCTCTCGCTGATGTGGACCATGGGGGATTTTGTTATTCCCAAGATGATGACCGGAGGCGGCCCTGCCGATGCAACGCTGACCATTCCGATAGCTACTTACAAAATAGCCTTTTTGCTGGGATTAAACTATCCTCTGGCTTCTGCCTATGCAGTTAGCATTCTGCCCATATTTGCAATCCTCATCTTCTTCACTCTTCGCCAGATGGGAGGTTCGCAATGA
- a CDS encoding ABC transporter substrate-binding protein translates to MFWKKWMLLTLVLVGVILVGSIVLAQEKPKLNIWGRASFAPAQAYWVNSVLYEWAQEKGIDVKITWIPVGDIAAKVVTAVASGTEPDMVIGGMPYTKFAESGLLLPLDDVVDQLGRDDFFEVILQMGTINGKIYAIPMGWEITWLHIRKDLFEKAGVMDLLPFDNEEEVVQAAEKLTGVEEGVYGIGLPLGGTGYDCAWTFLLYWYGFGGGMMTERSSKGVVFGQEPYRSATKRVFAFFKDIYERGLTPPDSGEWVDISNNLAFLDGRVAMTSNPMSIWYAIMTGKPELVPKTLIVPDAFPINLGQESNFIFKSTKNPDLAKEALMVILGDKEKYRQGWCEQSQLYNLPIFKSQMQVLSENWKQGKYPVMLMDPYEAAMRIQFDEWPMTYPLGEATSVMEDFENGWMINDMVIRAVVRGEDPDKLIDEYDAKLKEMAKENYGE, encoded by the coding sequence ATGTTCTGGAAGAAATGGATGTTGTTGACGCTGGTTTTAGTCGGTGTGATTTTGGTAGGAAGTATTGTTCTGGCCCAGGAAAAGCCTAAGTTGAACATCTGGGGAAGAGCTTCCTTTGCTCCTGCTCAGGCCTATTGGGTAAATTCAGTGCTTTACGAATGGGCTCAGGAAAAGGGAATTGACGTCAAGATTACCTGGATTCCAGTGGGCGATATTGCAGCAAAAGTGGTTACCGCTGTTGCTTCAGGGACCGAACCCGACATGGTTATCGGTGGTATGCCCTATACCAAATTTGCTGAATCAGGGCTCCTTTTGCCTCTTGATGATGTTGTTGACCAGCTGGGTCGAGATGATTTCTTTGAAGTTATACTCCAGATGGGCACCATTAATGGAAAAATCTATGCTATTCCTATGGGTTGGGAAATAACTTGGCTCCATATCCGTAAGGACCTTTTTGAGAAGGCGGGAGTAATGGATCTTTTACCCTTTGACAACGAAGAAGAAGTGGTGCAAGCTGCAGAAAAACTCACCGGTGTAGAAGAAGGAGTTTATGGAATTGGTCTTCCCTTAGGTGGAACGGGTTATGACTGTGCCTGGACCTTTCTTCTTTACTGGTACGGTTTTGGTGGAGGTATGATGACTGAGCGTTCTTCCAAAGGAGTGGTATTTGGGCAAGAGCCCTATCGTTCTGCTACCAAGAGAGTTTTTGCATTCTTTAAAGATATCTACGAAAGAGGACTTACACCTCCTGACTCCGGTGAGTGGGTGGATATTTCCAATAACCTTGCTTTCCTGGATGGCAGAGTGGCCATGACTTCAAACCCCATGAGCATCTGGTATGCAATTATGACTGGAAAACCAGAGTTGGTTCCTAAAACACTGATAGTTCCTGATGCCTTTCCCATCAACTTAGGTCAGGAGTCGAATTTCATTTTTAAATCCACCAAAAACCCCGACCTTGCCAAGGAAGCGTTAATGGTCATACTTGGTGATAAAGAAAAATATCGCCAGGGATGGTGCGAACAATCCCAGCTCTACAACCTGCCCATTTTTAAGAGCCAGATGCAGGTTTTGAGCGAAAACTGGAAACAGGGAAAATACCCGGTAATGCTTATGGATCCCTATGAAGCGGCGATGCGCATCCAGTTTGATGAATGGCCGATGACCTATCCACTTGGCGAAGCCACTTCGGTGATGGAAGACTTTGAAAACGGTTGGATGATTAATGATATGGTGATTCGAGCTGTAGTTCGAGGCGAAGATCCTGACAAGTTAATTGATGAATACGATGCCAAACTCAAGGAAATGGCCAAAGAAAATTACGGAGAGTAA
- the pstA gene encoding phosphate ABC transporter permease PstA: MSEDKSLTLDVFLKRKKTKEKIFLVLATSALLLSLIALFVLLIDVFYDGIPRLGWQFLTSFPSRRPERAGILPALVGSIYVVGLTICFSVPLGVGAGIYLEEYSRKDWLSKLIEINVSTLAGVPSIIYGILGLELFVRTMRLGRGLLAGALTLTLLVLPIIIVSTREAIRAVPLSLREAAFALGATRWQVIKDQVLPVAIPGILTGVILAVSRAIGETAPLIMIGALTYIAFLPDSLNAPFTALPIQIFNWVSRPQKGFHANAAAGIVVLLVITLSLNSLSIFLRNYFQKKTSSRVA, from the coding sequence ATGAGTGAAGATAAATCTCTAACTCTGGATGTATTTTTGAAGCGTAAAAAAACCAAAGAAAAGATTTTTCTGGTACTGGCCACGAGTGCCCTACTTCTTTCGCTTATAGCTCTTTTTGTTCTCCTTATCGATGTTTTTTATGATGGAATACCTCGCCTTGGATGGCAATTTTTAACCAGCTTCCCTTCCCGACGCCCAGAACGAGCTGGTATATTACCTGCTCTGGTGGGTAGTATCTATGTAGTAGGTTTAACCATTTGCTTTTCAGTGCCCCTGGGTGTTGGAGCGGGTATTTACCTTGAAGAATATTCGAGAAAAGATTGGTTGAGCAAGCTCATAGAAATCAATGTTTCTACTTTGGCCGGAGTGCCTTCTATCATATATGGTATCTTAGGGCTCGAGCTATTTGTGCGGACCATGCGACTGGGACGGGGCCTTCTAGCAGGGGCGCTTACTCTTACTTTGCTGGTGTTACCTATCATCATAGTGTCCACGCGGGAAGCCATTCGCGCAGTACCCTTGTCCCTGCGGGAGGCAGCTTTTGCTCTGGGAGCTACTCGCTGGCAGGTAATCAAAGATCAGGTATTGCCAGTGGCTATCCCGGGCATCCTCACTGGAGTGATTCTTGCTGTTTCCCGCGCCATAGGAGAAACCGCACCTTTGATAATGATAGGAGCCTTAACTTACATTGCTTTCCTTCCTGATAGTCTAAACGCACCTTTTACTGCGTTACCCATTCAGATTTTTAACTGGGTATCGCGTCCGCAAAAGGGCTTTCACGCCAACGCTGCAGCGGGTATTGTGGTCCTTCTGGTTATAACTCTTTCTCTTAACTCACTTTCCATATTCCTGCGCAATTACTTTCAGAAGAAAACTTCCTCACGTGTTGCTTGA
- the pstC gene encoding phosphate ABC transporter permease subunit PstC, which yields MLGKTSKKNKDLVILQAKRKEQVVRSLFFIFSLISIFTTLGIVFVLVFEAIGFFQEVSILEFLTDTLWTPLFYDKHFGILPLLCGTLLTSLIAMLVAGPLGLLTAIFLSEYASPRVRRICKPILEILAGVPTVVYGYFALLFVTPLLQKIIPSLSGFNALSPGIVMGIMILPLVSSLSEDAMYVVPQGLREAAYALGSTKMEVSLKVVVPAAFSGITTSFILAISRAIGETMLVTIAAGQMAQLTFNPLVPIQTMTAYIVQVSLGDTPAGSLEYKTIFAVGLVLFLLTLILNLVAQWLRKRFREAYE from the coding sequence ATGTTGGGAAAAACTTCGAAAAAGAATAAAGATTTAGTTATCTTACAAGCCAAAAGAAAAGAGCAAGTTGTCAGAAGCTTATTTTTTATTTTTAGTTTGATTTCCATCTTTACCACTTTGGGAATTGTCTTTGTCCTGGTTTTTGAGGCAATTGGCTTCTTTCAGGAAGTTTCTATTTTAGAGTTTCTCACCGATACTTTGTGGACACCTCTTTTTTATGATAAGCATTTCGGTATCTTACCCCTCCTTTGCGGAACATTGCTCACTTCTCTTATTGCCATGCTGGTTGCAGGCCCTTTGGGGTTACTTACCGCAATATTTTTGAGTGAGTACGCTTCTCCCCGGGTAAGGCGTATTTGCAAACCCATACTGGAAATATTGGCTGGGGTACCAACTGTAGTATATGGATATTTTGCACTGCTCTTTGTTACTCCTCTCTTGCAAAAGATAATACCTTCTCTTTCGGGTTTCAACGCACTTTCTCCAGGCATAGTGATGGGTATCATGATATTACCTTTGGTTTCTTCTTTGAGTGAGGATGCCATGTATGTGGTCCCTCAGGGTTTGCGTGAAGCAGCATATGCTCTGGGTTCCACCAAAATGGAAGTTTCTCTTAAGGTTGTTGTGCCAGCTGCCTTTTCAGGAATTACCACTTCTTTTATTCTGGCTATTTCTCGTGCAATTGGTGAAACTATGCTGGTTACCATTGCCGCCGGACAAATGGCTCAGTTGACCTTTAATCCTCTGGTTCCCATTCAAACCATGACTGCCTATATTGTACAGGTTAGTCTTGGTGATACTCCTGCGGGAAGTCTCGAGTACAAGACTATTTTTGCGGTTGGACTGGTACTCTTTTTGCTAACCTTAATCCTCAATTTGGTTGCTCAGTGGTTGCGCAAGAGGTTCAGAGAAGCTTATGAGTGA
- a CDS encoding PstS family phosphate ABC transporter substrate-binding protein → MKRFFLALTLLLSAFLSLQVATAADKIVSIDGSSTVYPITEAVAEEFQMENRDIKVVVGISGTGGGFKRFCRGETDINDASRPIKASEIELCKENGIEYIELPIAFDGIAVVVNPANDWVDYLTVEELKKIWEPKAQGKVLYWSDIRPEWPKEKMTLFGPGVDSGTFDYFTEAIVGETGASRGDFIASEDDNVLVQGISRDKYALGYFGFAYYLENQDVLKVVPIDDGVAENGEGPIEPTFETISKGLYQPLSRPLFIYVNKASADREEVQKFVRFYLENAKWLVEEIGYVALPDSAYELALKRFEERKTGTVFGDQGAKIGVSIEELLQMEGE, encoded by the coding sequence ATGAAGAGGTTTTTTCTGGCCTTGACCTTATTGCTGTCAGCATTTTTAAGTTTGCAGGTAGCAACTGCCGCTGACAAGATTGTCAGCATAGATGGTTCCAGTACCGTTTACCCTATCACCGAAGCGGTGGCGGAGGAATTTCAGATGGAGAATCGTGATATTAAGGTGGTAGTAGGTATTTCTGGAACCGGTGGTGGCTTCAAAAGGTTCTGCCGAGGTGAGACCGACATTAACGATGCTTCTCGACCCATCAAGGCTTCCGAGATAGAGCTTTGTAAGGAAAACGGCATTGAATACATTGAATTGCCTATTGCTTTCGATGGAATAGCTGTGGTGGTTAACCCAGCAAACGATTGGGTGGATTACTTGACCGTTGAAGAGTTGAAAAAAATCTGGGAACCCAAAGCCCAGGGTAAAGTTCTTTACTGGAGCGACATAAGACCAGAATGGCCAAAAGAAAAAATGACTTTATTTGGTCCTGGTGTGGACTCGGGCACTTTCGATTATTTCACTGAAGCCATAGTTGGAGAAACCGGGGCATCCAGAGGAGACTTTATTGCCAGTGAAGACGATAATGTTCTGGTGCAAGGGATCTCCAGAGATAAATATGCGCTGGGCTATTTCGGCTTCGCCTATTATTTGGAGAACCAGGATGTCCTTAAAGTGGTGCCTATTGATGATGGAGTTGCTGAAAACGGAGAAGGACCAATTGAGCCTACCTTTGAAACCATTAGCAAAGGGCTTTATCAGCCACTCTCCCGGCCTCTGTTTATTTATGTCAACAAAGCAAGCGCTGACCGTGAAGAGGTTCAGAAATTCGTGCGTTTTTACCTTGAAAACGCTAAATGGCTGGTTGAAGAAATAGGTTATGTAGCCCTTCCCGATAGTGCTTATGAACTTGCTCTAAAGAGATTCGAAGAGCGTAAAACTGGCACTGTTTTCGGTGACCAAGGAGCAAAAATAGGAGTTTCCATCGAAGAACTTCTGCAGATGGAAGGAGAATAA